Genomic segment of Candidatus Methylacidiphilales bacterium:
ACAGGTCTACAAGCTGGTCGGCCAGGTCGCGGCCACCGATGCCACCGTCCTCATCCGCGGCGAAAGCGGCACGGGAAAGGAGCTGGTCGCGCGCGCCCTTTATTCCAACAGCCGTCGCGCCAACAAAACCTTCCTGGCCATCAACTGCGCCGCCATTCCGGAGAACCTTCTCGAGAGCGAACTCTTCGGCCATGAGAAAGGTTCCTTCACCGGGGCCCTCAACCAACGGGTGGGGAAATTCGAACAGTGCGACGGGGGCACCCTCTTCCTCGATGAAATCGGCGAGATGCCCATGGCCGTGCAATCCAAACTCCTGCGCGTGCTCCAGGATGGTTCATTCTCACGGGTTGGAAGCAACCAATCGATCAAGACCGATGTGCGCATCATTGCCGCCACCAACCGTGATCTGGCCGAAGCCTGCAAGGTGCGTGAATTCCGCGAGGACCTCTATTACCGGCTCAATGTGGTCAACATCCTCCTGCCCTCCCTGCGCGAGCGCCTGGCCGACATCCCGGTCATGGTTTCCTACTTCATGAACAAATGGCGTTCCCGCACCCCGGGCGGCCCGGGGAAGATATCCGCCGACGCGCTCCACGCCCTGCAGCAATACCACTGGCCCGGCAACGTGCGCGAACTGGAAAACTGCATCCAACGGGCCATGGTCCTGGCCAGCGGCGACACCATCACCCTGGCCGACTTGTCTTCCGAAGTATTGCACGGCGTGGGTGCTCCACCGGCATCCCTCGCTGGCGCCTCCCCCGCCGGTCCGGATGAAGCCATCGATCTTTTGTTTGCCCATGCCGGTGCCGATCCCGGGATCAAGTTGTTGGATTTCATGGAAAAGGCCTTCATCGCGCGCGCCCTCCAATCCACCGGGGGCAACCAGGCCGCGGCCGCCCGCCTCCTCGGGCTCTCGCCCGCCACCCTGCGCAAACGGGCCGAGGCCTTCGGTTTGGGAGCGGCAGGCTGACGACCGTGCCGCCGAATCCCCCGCTTGTTTCCGCGGGAGTTGTGGCATAGTGGGTCCATGAGCGAGGATGTTTCCCTGGAAGTCGCCGGACTGAGGCGGGATTACACCAACCGCGGCCTGCGACGCGAAGATCTGGCGGCCGAACCCTTTTCCCAATTCCGTCTTTGGTTCCAGGAAGCCCAGAAGGCCGAACTGCTCGAACCCAACGCCATGACCTGCGCGACGGCGGATCGCAGCGGCCGGGTCACCGCCCGCACCGTTCTCTTGAAGGCCTTTGATGAAAGAGGTTTTGTCTTCTTCACCAACACCGGCAGCACCAAAGCCAGACAACTGGCCGAAAACCCACAGGCGGCCCTGCTCTTCGCCTGGTTGCCCTTGGAACGCCAGGTTTCTGTCTCGGGGAAGGTGGAAAAGATCACCCCTGCGGAAACCCTCGCTTATTTCGCCAGCCGTCCATTCGGCAGCCGCCTGGGCGCCTGGGTCTCGATGCAGAGCAGCATCATTCCCTCCAGAAAAGTGCTGGAGATGAAATTCGAGGAAATGAAAGCCAAGTTCGCCCAGGGTGAAGTCCCGCTTCCGGATTTTTGGTCGGGTTACCGGGTGGCTCCGCAGACGGTGGAATTCTGGCAGGGCGGCAGGGACCGGCTGCACGACCGCTTTCTCTACTCACTCGGCCCGGAAGGCTACTGGTCGATTGACCGATTGTCACCCTGATCCCAGCCCTCACCAGAGGGACTACCCGGATCCTCTTCATTCGGGTGCTTCACACAGCGGGCGGCACCGCCAAAGGCCACCCCGAAGACCAGGCCGATGAACGATCCGGCCAGGATGTCGGTGAGGAAGTGGCGGCCCAGTTCCATCCGTGACCAACCAACCGAGGCGGCCAGGGCCAGGCTGGGGATGGCCAGGGGCGGGACAGCGGCAGCCAAAGCCCCCCCGCTGCCGAAGGCGGTGGCGGCATGGCCGGAGGGGAAGCCGTGGAATTTCGACTTAGCCTGCAAGCCGTACAGGCCGTCCGGCAGGTTGGCCGAAGGGCGCGGACGGCCCAAGGTCAGACGGAGGCAGTTGGCGCCAATACCCGCCAAGGTAGCGGCCAGGAGCACGGCGATCATGGCCCGGCGCCAGGATCTCCGGCGTAGAAAAACCCCCAGGGCCCAGATGGCCAAGGCCACCGGGGCGATGCCGGTCGGATAATCTCCCCAGAAGCTGATGGTCCGGGCCAGTTGGTGTTGCTGCGGGTCCTTGGGGCCGGCGATGGCTTCCTGGATCTGCCGGTCATGCGGCACACAAACCACCAAGATGGCCGCCAACGCGACCAAGCCGCCCACAATCCACCACCTGCCCCTGCCGATCCGCTGCAGACCAGACAGGTAGACATCGAGGAATTCCGCCAAAAGAATTTGTCTGGTGGGTTTTGTCTCGGTTGCTTTTGGGTCAGTCACGCATCCATCTAAACCCCGCCGGCGCTCCTTTCCCATCCCAAAATCGGCACGCTCCGGCGGAATATTTTTGCTGTCCTCCCGGTACTTTTGGTGTTGGGTGGAAGGCCATGATTTCCCGCTATTCCCGCCCCGCCATGACCGCCCTCTGGACTGAAGAAGCCAAACTCGACCTCTGGCTCGAAATCGAGGTTTCGGCCTGCGAGGGCATGGCCGCCCTCGGTGTCATCCCGAAGAAGGATGCCTCCACCATCCGGAAAAAAGCACGCTACCGCATCGAGGAAGTGCGCAAGAACGAGGAGCGGACCCACCACGATGTCCTGGCTTTCTTGGAAGAAGTGGCCGTGCACGTCGGCCCGGCCGGCCGCTGGATCCACCAAGGTCTGACCTCCTCCGATCTCCTCGACACCACCCTGGCGGTCCAATGCGTCCGCGCGGCCGACATTCTTCTGGAAGACCTCGGCCAACTTCGCGACGTCATCGCCCGCAAGGCCCGGAAATACCAACTGACCCCGATGATCGGGCGTTCCCACGGCATCCATGCCGAGCCGGTCACCTACGGGCTCAAACTGGCCCTGATGTATGAGGAATTCGGTCGTTCCATCGATCGCCTGGTGGAAGCGCGCAAGCAAATCGCCGTCGGCAAACTCTCCGGGGCCGTCGGCACCCACGCCCACCTGGACCCGCGGGTCGAAACCCACGTCTGCCAGAAGCTCGGCCTGAAGGCGGCCCACATTTCCACCCAGATCATCCAGCGCGACCGCCATGCCCACTTCATGACCACCCTGGCCCTCATCGCGTCTTCGATCGACCGCTGGGCCACGGAGTTCCGCCACCTCCAGCGCACCGAGGTCCTGGAAGTGGAGGAATACTTCTCCCCTGGGCAAAAAGGGTCTTCCGCCATGCCCCACAAACGCAACCCGATCATCGGCGAGCGCCTCTCCGGTCTGGCCCGGGTCATCCGCGGCAACGCCGTGGCGGCGTTGGAAAATGTGCCCCTTTGGCACGAGCGCGACATCTCCCATTCCTCGGCCGAGCGCGTCATCCTGCCCGATTCGACCATCCTGCTCGATTACATGCTGGCCAAACTGACCGACCTGGTTGACCGCCAGATCGTCTATCCGGAAAACATGCTGCGGAATTTGGAAATCACCCGCGGGCTCTATTTCTCCCAGAGCGTCCTGCTGGCCTTGACCGACCGTGGCGTCGCCCGCCGCACCGCCTACGAGGTGGTCCAGCGCAACGCCATGGCCTGTTGGCGGGGCGAGGGCAAACCCTTCCTTTCCTACTTGCTGGAAGATGCCGAAGTGGTGAAGCTGATCAAACCGGCCGAGCTGAAAAAAATCTGCTCGCTCGACCGCCACTTCCGCCACGTCAAGGGCACGTTCAAGAAGTGCGGCCTTTGACCGCCTTCGCCCATGCGGGGAAAATGCCATTCACCGCGAAGGGCGCGAAGAACGCGAAGTCATTCGGGTTTGGGTTGAGCAAATTTCAACTCTTATGTCGGTGAGTCCAAATCCAGCTCCGATTTCATCGGGGTTGGATCATTTCTTAATACATTCAATGCCAAGAGTTTCTGCTTCGCGTTCTTTGTGGTTAAAAAAGCATCGTGCCGGCTTGGTTCACAGCGGCACCACGGCAAAATCCATTCCCAGGGGCAATCGGTCGGTGCGGGTGGTGGCCAGCAGGATCTGCGCATCCTTCGGCAGGCGCTGCCAGAACAACTCCTGGCGACCGGCATCCAATTCGTTGACCGCGTCGTCGACCAACAGGATGGGCCAGCGCCCGCGCCTTTCCCTAACCAAGGCCACTTCCACGTCGCGCAGGGCCAGCACGGCCGATTTCTGCTGCCCCTCCGAGCCGAACTGTCGCAACGGCTGGCCGTCGAGATCCATTTCCCAATCATCGCGGTGCGGGCCGAGACGGGCCAGACGCAGGGCGGTTTCCCGTTCCCAAAGTTCGGCGTCGGTGCGGGCCAGTTGGCGGGTGATTTCGTCGGCGTGGCGCAAGACCAGGACCTCCCGGCCTCCGGCCAGGTCACTGTAGAAACGCCCCAGCAAGGGTGCGGCCTGCACGGTGAAGGCCGCCCGGGCCCGGGCGATGCCTTCCGTATGGCGTCGCAATTGCGCCGTCAGCGCCTCCCATGTGCCGCGATCGGGGCGTTCCTGGCGCAGGAGGGCGTTCTTTTGGCGGAGGAGCAAATGGGAGGCCTGCACGGCTTCCAGATAGACCGGATCGAAGGTGGAGATGAGGCTGTCCACCCATTGGCGGCGGACCTGCGCCGCCCCTTGGACCAATTGGCGGTCGGTGTTCTGGAACACCGTGACCAGGCAACGGCCCCAGTAATGGCGGAAGTTGAGCGCTTCACCTCCCGCCGTCAGCGTCCGCTCGTCCGGACTCCAGGTCACCTTCAACCATTCATCCGGTTCCCCCGTGAAACGACCGGAAACCCCGCAGGCGGTTTTTCCCCAGGCGATGAGTTCGCGGTTCTGATGGGTGCGGAACGAACGGACGCGGGCCAGGAAATGCACCGCTTCCAGCAGGGTGGTCTTGCCCTTCCCGTTTTCCCCGACGAAGGCCACCCGGGGTCCGAGCTCGCGGTAGTGGACATCCGCATGGCAGCGGAAGTCGGCTAAGTGGAGCGAGGTGAGCACACTGGATTCCCGACGTTCCGGATGGTGATGGGCCTAGCCCCCCTCTGATGGTAAGCGGGCGTAGCGACCGTCAAATTTCGGCCGTGCGTCCGCCGAGTTTCGTCGGGTCGGCCTCGGCTTCATAGTCCACCCCGGGCAGACCAAAGCCGAAGAGCTTGAGGAATTCCTTCTGGTATCCGGAAAAGTCGGAAAGCTCCAGCAGGTTTTCAGTGTTCACCCGCGTCCAGAAGCCGGCCACGATTTCCTGGATCTCGGGGCGCATTTCCCAATCATCGACCCGGATGCGGCCCTTGTCATCGGTCGCGGGTCCTTTGGGGGCGTAGAGTTGATCGGCGAAGAGGCGCTGGATCTGCTCGATGCATCCCTCATGCAATCCCTTTTCCTTCATCACTTTGTAAAGGATGGAGATGTAAAGGGGGACGACGGGAATGGCCGAGCTGGCCTGGGTGACCAGGGCCTTGTTGACCGAGACGTAGGCCCCGCCTCCGGACTTGGACAGCCGGGCGTGGAGACGGTGGGCGGTGGCCTCCAGGTCTTCCTTGGCCCGGCCGATGGTGCCGTTGCGGTAGACCGGGTAGGTTTGTTCCGGCCCGATGTAGGAATAGGCCACCGTGCGCGCCCCGGGGGCCAGGACGCCACCCTGCTCCAGGGCGTCGATCCACCATTCCCAGTCTTCGCCCCCCATGACGGCGACGGTATCGGCGATTTCGGTTTCGGTGGCCGGCTCGATGTTCACGTCGATGACCTGGGCCCGGTCGGTGTCGAGGCTCTTGGCCGAGTAGGTGGACCCGATGGGCTTCAGGCAGGACTTGTGGGTCGCTCCGGTGCGGGGGTGGGTTCGACGCGGAGAGGCCAGGCTGTAGACCACCAGGTCGACCTGTCCGAGGTCCTGCTTGATGAGATCAACGGTCGATTTTTTGACTTCGTCGGAAAAGGCGTCGCCGTTGATGTTTTTGGCGTAAAGTCCGGCCGCGTGGGCCTCTTGCGTGAAGGCAACGGTGTTGTACCAACCCGTGCTGGCGGTGCGTTCTGGCTCGGGGGCTTTTTCGAAGAACAGCCCGAGCGTGGAGGCACCGGAGCCGAAGGCGGCGGCGATGCGCGAGGCCAGTCCGTAACCGGTCGAGGAACCAATGACCAACACCTTGCGGGGTCCATTGACGAGGGGGCCCTTGGAACGGATGTGGGCGATCTGTTCCCGGATGTGGGCGGCACAACCTTCCGGGTGGGCGGTGAGACAGATGAATCCACGAATCTTCGGTTTGATGACCATTCCCGAAGATGCTTGCCGGAGCCCTGGAGTCGAGCCCAAACCATCGCTGTGAAGAACTGAAAGAGCACGTGTCCAAACTCCGTCTCGTCACAAGGCGGGTGTACCTGCGCTGCTTATTGGAAGAGACCATTCGTGAACTGGAGCAAGACGGCAGATACTCCTCGCGCTACGCGTCCTGCGCCGGATGGGCACTTACCAGTTTGAGCAGGCCGAGTGTATCGGCGCCCTCGATCCGGGGGAGGGCAAGGAGCAGGATACAGCACCTCTCCAGCCCGCCCATAGTCCAAGTGGTTAACAAATTAGACTTCCAACAAGCTCGAAATCTCAGTGGTATCTCCGAAGAGAGTGTAGTAACCGGGGCACTTTGCCAATAACGTCGCTTCAGCTTGGGCATATTTACCGAACTGCCGGACGAACATAATCAGATTCTGACCCCACGCCCAAGGCCGGTATTGGTAGTCATGATGGACCACCATTTCTGGGGCGTGCAGCACACGAAAGCCCCGCTCCAGGGCCCGAAAGCAGAAATCGATATCCTCGCAGGCTGCGCTCCTGAAGCTCTCATCAAAGGAGACTGCCTGGGCTAGTTCACGGCTAATGGCCAAATTGCATGTAGGACCGTAAAGGAGAAACGGGGTCTCCTTGAAACGTCTGCCATTCAGCGTTCCGTTGATATCGTGATAGCGATCCATCCACGTTGCGTTCAGCGACAGGGTCAACCCCGAAAATGCATGCGCGTAGGGATTTCCTTGGAATGCTCTTCGTGTTGCCGCCACCCAGTTTTCTTGGGGAACACAGTCCATGTCGGTCATCAGGATTATGTCCGCACCCATTTTCAAGGCATGAGCGATTCCCGTGTTGCGGGCCGCCGCCGGCCCCCGGCCGTTTGAATGGTCGAGCTGATGAACTGAAGTCGGTAGCTTGGGCCAGCATTTCGAGCCATCATTGACCACGATCAAGCTGGCACTCTGCGTTACGAGCCTCTCCATGAGTCTTTCCAACTGGGCACAATTCGCCCGGCTTTGGCACCGCGTGGGCACCACCACAACTGCCTTTGCATCCTGCTTCACACCATTCTTTTTTAGCATCGGCTTGAGTTGCAGCACGGGCACACAAGTCAGGGCTGCCGTTTCCTCCGGACGTTTGGCTTTGAAGAAACCATAGGCCGTGACTTCGATGATTTTGGTCAGCAGGAAGCGCTTTCGTTGGGGTTTTCCTCGAAGCCGCTCCCACCAGTAATCCAGCGTCGGGCCACTGGGCAGATGCACCAAAGAACTCATGCCGCGTCTCCAAGCCAGGCGCAGTTGGCACAGTAGGGATGATTTTTATGTGTTTCGCGAAAGTCCTGTGCCGCAGGGGAAGAGAGGATGTGCCCGATTCGTCCCTGCCGGATGTGACCAAAGACTTGGGGATGAAACATATTGCAGGGGGTGACTTGGCCATCGTATTGGACGCAGGTTTCCCGTTCCAAGGCGGGACAGGAGCCGCGCCTTCCGTTTGTGCGTCGGGCCTGCCCGAGTTCCATCTCAATGCCCTGGATTTGATCCGGCATCAGGCAGCTAAGCCCTGAAGCCTGCATCAACTGAAACGCCTCCTGGAACTCCGTGCGCACGCCCTGCCATTCACCGATCAATCGGTTTTGTAGTCGGTAATCCGGCTGATCTGATCGCACCACGTTGTAGATGAGTCCGATTTTTTGATTCTGCGCAAATTGCGCCATCGCTTTGATCTGATGAAGGTTGTCTGCCTGAAGGGTAAAGACCAGAAAAGGTCGGGGGTTCATGTCTCGCAGCAGGTTGAAGTTCCGCTGCATCAAGTTCCAATTCGCCCCTTTGCGGATGCGCGCGAGTTCCTCAGGTTCCGGCGAGTCCATGGAAATGAAGAGCTGGATACGGTGCTCTTTGAGCAAAAGCACCCGATCTTCGTCACGGATGTTCAGATTCGTAAACAGATGGAGGGACGCCTCAGGCCAGCGGGATCGAATGATACGGCTAAACTGCGGGAACTGGGGGTGGAAGGTGCTTTCTCCTCTGCCATTGAGGCGCACGACTTCAGGTGGAACCTCAAACGCATCAAGAACCTGGGCCAAGGTCTGTTCAGTCATCAAGTAGCCCGGCTGGTTGCGCTCCTTGACAAATCCGCACATTTGGCAGGACAGGTTGCAATTGTGGCTGAGCTCCAGGATGAGTTCCCGGGGATGGACCGGTGTTACTGCTTCTGATTGCATTTGAGCACCTTACAGGGGTGGTTGCAGCGTCTCATGGCTTCTTGGACCGATTCCGTGTAGGAAGAATTCAGAATATCGTCAATCCGCTCGGTCTTCAGATTGCCCAGGGGCTTTTGGCACCCCATGATCCATGTCTGCTGAAAACAGGTGAACACATCCCCATTCGGCATGATGGAGAGGTTGCGACCGGCGGAGTAACAGATTTCGTGATCGGGTATCCGTTTCTGCTCCGAGGGCAGTGTGGTCCATTCACCATTGAACCCTTCTGTCATGTAATCCTGAACGCTGTGGTAAATGCCCCACTCGTCACAGAGTGCCCTGACTGCGGGAATATCCTCCCGGGTTTCTGCGGCAAGGACCGACTGGAGGCTGAGCTGGTCAGTCCGTAGAACCGAGCGGGCATGGTTCAAATTCCCCATCACCACCTCCATCGTGTCTCGACCGCGGACGAATTTCCATTTCTCACGGTCGAGGGTATCAATGGAGACCACGATATGGAGATTCAAATGGGCGATGCGGTCCAGAAAATCAGGTGTGAGGAGCACCCCATTGGTAATTAGCACCGTTCGGACTGGATGCTTCTCAATGGAAAAGAGGATTTCGCTGATCCGTTCTCGGAAGAGCAACGGTTCGCCGCCAACAATGCAGAACTCGCGCACGTTGGGCATCTGGTTGATCGCGTCGCTAATAAGTTCTGGTTCCAGAGGCTTGGGTGCCGGACGAATCGCCCAGTGGTGACACTTGGTGCAGCGCTCGTTGCAGCCAAACGAGATCAAGTAGTAGAGGTGTGTGGGCTTGAAGACGAATCTCATTACCTTCCTGCCTCTGTCCTTGGTTATATCAAGCAATTCACAGTCTAAACTTATCGTGGTGACCTTGCCCGCGACATCCCGGATCTAGAGATTTAACGATCCTCATAGGTCAGGCCAAAAATCGTGTCGGTCAGCCAGCGTTTGAATGACTCGTTGTCTTGGAACTGCTTGAAGAGCTGAGCATCGTCTTTAAACATCGCTGTAATGACCCGCTTTAGGGCCTTATCGTGCTCAATGCGCGCATTCTGCCTGTCCGAGTTCTTCCTGGCGTTTTGATATTTGGCGTCGGCCAGCACCTTCGGCGGAATCACCTCAATGATGCGTTTCTCGACGGCCTTCGGGTCGGCAAACAAACCGCCGAACTGGTCGTTGAACGCCTTGATGATGTTCGAGAGCTTGTCCAGCTCCGCCTCAGGTTTGTGGCCGCCGCCACTGGTGGGAATAGGCTCGATTTCTGCATCCTTATCCGCCAGTGAGATGGCCAGGGTCGCCTTCTTTTCCGCTCGATAGCTGTCCATGTCGATGGCTTCGAGAATGCCTTTTGATAAATCGATGTCTATTGGAGCAGGCAGCTTCGGAATCAGGAAGTTAAGGAAAATGGAGAGCTTCTCCCACTCCTGCACGCCATACGGAAGAATCGTGGCGAGGAAATCGTAAGTGCGGACAAACGCCTTGGCCCTGCCTTTGAAACTAACCTGGCCATCTTCGTCGAGGTCGCCCACATACACCGCCACGCAGGCGTCGAGGATGGGATCGAGCTTCTCTCGTTCCGCGCCGCCGAGATACAGCTCGACCAACTCATTCACCTTCTCGGGCGAATAGACCTGAAACGCATCCAGTTCGTTCTTCAGCGTGTGCAGTTTGTTCGCATCGGTCTCCTTGCTGAGAATCGTGGTGCGGTAGTAATCCGCGAAAGCCTTTTCAATAGTTTCGGTGTCATTCTGGAAATCGAGCACGAAGACATCGTGTTTCTTCGGGTGTGCGCGGTTCAAGCGCGAGAGCGTTTGCACGGCCTTGATACTGCTCAACACCTTGTCCACATACATCGTGTGCAGGAGCGGCTCGTCGTAGCCGGTCTGGAACTTGTCGGCGCAGATAAGGAAACGGTATGGGTCTTCCTGAAAGCGGTCGGCAATTTCGCCGCTGGGAAAACCATTCAGCTTAGTCTCACTGACTTTCTCGCCCTTGAACTCAGGCTCCCCAGAGAAAGCCACGATGGCTTTGT
This window contains:
- a CDS encoding radical SAM protein — translated: MQSEAVTPVHPRELILELSHNCNLSCQMCGFVKERNQPGYLMTEQTLAQVLDAFEVPPEVVRLNGRGESTFHPQFPQFSRIIRSRWPEASLHLFTNLNIRDEDRVLLLKEHRIQLFISMDSPEPEELARIRKGANWNLMQRNFNLLRDMNPRPFLVFTLQADNLHQIKAMAQFAQNQKIGLIYNVVRSDQPDYRLQNRLIGEWQGVRTEFQEAFQLMQASGLSCLMPDQIQGIEMELGQARRTNGRRGSCPALERETCVQYDGQVTPCNMFHPQVFGHIRQGRIGHILSSPAAQDFRETHKNHPYCANCAWLGDAA
- the fabV gene encoding enoyl-ACP reductase FabV is translated as MVIKPKIRGFICLTAHPEGCAAHIREQIAHIRSKGPLVNGPRKVLVIGSSTGYGLASRIAAAFGSGASTLGLFFEKAPEPERTASTGWYNTVAFTQEAHAAGLYAKNINGDAFSDEVKKSTVDLIKQDLGQVDLVVYSLASPRRTHPRTGATHKSCLKPIGSTYSAKSLDTDRAQVIDVNIEPATETEIADTVAVMGGEDWEWWIDALEQGGVLAPGARTVAYSYIGPEQTYPVYRNGTIGRAKEDLEATAHRLHARLSKSGGGAYVSVNKALVTQASSAIPVVPLYISILYKVMKEKGLHEGCIEQIQRLFADQLYAPKGPATDDKGRIRVDDWEMRPEIQEIVAGFWTRVNTENLLELSDFSGYQKEFLKLFGFGLPGVDYEAEADPTKLGGRTAEI
- a CDS encoding sigma-54 dependent transcriptional regulator; amino-acid sequence: MPEVPQAQSILIIDDEADVHYSFKRLYEKEPVKILTASSGDEGLQVMKKEKPDIVVMDIRMGKVNGLDTLRDLRQNNPKQIVIMMTAYGSAQTAIEAMKLGAFDFILKPFDIPQLKDLIKRALDASHAMREKVALPASLDPDDFRTGIVGTSAPMQQVYKLVGQVAATDATVLIRGESGTGKELVARALYSNSRRANKTFLAINCAAIPENLLESELFGHEKGSFTGALNQRVGKFEQCDGGTLFLDEIGEMPMAVQSKLLRVLQDGSFSRVGSNQSIKTDVRIIAATNRDLAEACKVREFREDLYYRLNVVNILLPSLRERLADIPVMVSYFMNKWRSRTPGGPGKISADALHALQQYHWPGNVRELENCIQRAMVLASGDTITLADLSSEVLHGVGAPPASLAGASPAGPDEAIDLLFAHAGADPGIKLLDFMEKAFIARALQSTGGNQAAAARLLGLSPATLRKRAEAFGLGAAG
- a CDS encoding phosphatase PAP2 family protein, with amino-acid sequence MTDPKATETKPTRQILLAEFLDVYLSGLQRIGRGRWWIVGGLVALAAILVVCVPHDRQIQEAIAGPKDPQQHQLARTISFWGDYPTGIAPVALAIWALGVFLRRRSWRRAMIAVLLAATLAGIGANCLRLTLGRPRPSANLPDGLYGLQAKSKFHGFPSGHAATAFGSGGALAAAVPPLAIPSLALAASVGWSRMELGRHFLTDILAGSFIGLVFGVAFGGAARCVKHPNEEDPGSPSGEGWDQGDNRSIDQ
- a CDS encoding radical SAM protein gives rise to the protein MRFVFKPTHLYYLISFGCNERCTKCHHWAIRPAPKPLEPELISDAINQMPNVREFCIVGGEPLLFRERISEILFSIEKHPVRTVLITNGVLLTPDFLDRIAHLNLHIVVSIDTLDREKWKFVRGRDTMEVVMGNLNHARSVLRTDQLSLQSVLAAETREDIPAVRALCDEWGIYHSVQDYMTEGFNGEWTTLPSEQKRIPDHEICYSAGRNLSIMPNGDVFTCFQQTWIMGCQKPLGNLKTERIDDILNSSYTESVQEAMRRCNHPCKVLKCNQKQ
- the pdxH gene encoding pyridoxamine 5'-phosphate oxidase; the encoded protein is MSEDVSLEVAGLRRDYTNRGLRREDLAAEPFSQFRLWFQEAQKAELLEPNAMTCATADRSGRVTARTVLLKAFDERGFVFFTNTGSTKARQLAENPQAALLFAWLPLERQVSVSGKVEKITPAETLAYFASRPFGSRLGAWVSMQSSIIPSRKVLEMKFEEMKAKFAQGEVPLPDFWSGYRVAPQTVEFWQGGRDRLHDRFLYSLGPEGYWSIDRLSP
- the recF gene encoding DNA replication and repair protein RecF (All proteins in this family for which functions are known are DNA-binding proteins that assist the filamentation of RecA onto DNA for the initiation of recombination or recombinational repair.) codes for the protein MLTSLHLADFRCHADVHYRELGPRVAFVGENGKGKTTLLEAVHFLARVRSFRTHQNRELIAWGKTACGVSGRFTGEPDEWLKVTWSPDERTLTAGGEALNFRHYWGRCLVTVFQNTDRQLVQGAAQVRRQWVDSLISTFDPVYLEAVQASHLLLRQKNALLRQERPDRGTWEALTAQLRRHTEGIARARAAFTVQAAPLLGRFYSDLAGGREVLVLRHADEITRQLARTDAELWERETALRLARLGPHRDDWEMDLDGQPLRQFGSEGQQKSAVLALRDVEVALVRERRGRWPILLVDDAVNELDAGRQELFWQRLPKDAQILLATTRTDRLPLGMDFAVVPL
- the purB gene encoding adenylosuccinate lyase; translated protein: MISRYSRPAMTALWTEEAKLDLWLEIEVSACEGMAALGVIPKKDASTIRKKARYRIEEVRKNEERTHHDVLAFLEEVAVHVGPAGRWIHQGLTSSDLLDTTLAVQCVRAADILLEDLGQLRDVIARKARKYQLTPMIGRSHGIHAEPVTYGLKLALMYEEFGRSIDRLVEARKQIAVGKLSGAVGTHAHLDPRVETHVCQKLGLKAAHISTQIIQRDRHAHFMTTLALIASSIDRWATEFRHLQRTEVLEVEEYFSPGQKGSSAMPHKRNPIIGERLSGLARVIRGNAVAALENVPLWHERDISHSSAERVILPDSTILLDYMLAKLTDLVDRQIVYPENMLRNLEITRGLYFSQSVLLALTDRGVARRTAYEVVQRNAMACWRGEGKPFLSYLLEDAEVVKLIKPAELKKICSLDRHFRHVKGTFKKCGL
- a CDS encoding glycosyltransferase, with product MSSLVHLPSGPTLDYWWERLRGKPQRKRFLLTKIIEVTAYGFFKAKRPEETAALTCVPVLQLKPMLKKNGVKQDAKAVVVVPTRCQSRANCAQLERLMERLVTQSASLIVVNDGSKCWPKLPTSVHQLDHSNGRGPAAARNTGIAHALKMGADIILMTDMDCVPQENWVAATRRAFQGNPYAHAFSGLTLSLNATWMDRYHDINGTLNGRRFKETPFLLYGPTCNLAISRELAQAVSFDESFRSAACEDIDFCFRALERGFRVLHAPEMVVHHDYQYRPWAWGQNLIMFVRQFGKYAQAEATLLAKCPGYYTLFGDTTEISSLLEV